From a single Eleginops maclovinus isolate JMC-PN-2008 ecotype Puerto Natales chromosome 20, JC_Emac_rtc_rv5, whole genome shotgun sequence genomic region:
- the apcdd1l gene encoding protein APCDD1-like: MKCVQAGNMSNGRFSHLFRGVCLLWQAVFVAGTGSKLWEVPTASFTSFSNLSESLQDCEYRHLRDRVSITADIPPRLDGTWVSTRCEVRPGPEFLTRSYTFHPSRHFTALQHYYTNSSCEDPAYSLMIRGKLRLRQASWITRGGTEAEHHLSKVGIVVHSLAAKQRLSSRLPSSCVGPTLSRVVLGKSYELYNTRAGRGCLSALGFSMMEMGLIRVETQHHSHGGKIKELLLGDIHTDWTQRTQYKPTGYQQPLQNAMHHIHPCHVCALVYRSSEQRPPMLPCSSATPLSLAGRWVSQHCETRPNVLFLTRDFTLDPDQHAWEGIYRHYSDPACSQPTFTLRASGHYAQGNPSAKVSGATEFVFKVTQVRITAMEGQTVKLLNGTRSGKCGRAGGWEVGVEQDLTPTDGCNILGIKLPHKEYELFKPELDHRKHPLLFIGERPTDGTSPDRAQRRPTSFQAPMVLCSGSARRYGSCFNSKQVQLAISGTARLEQLVLLVLGSVLCSRFCVY; this comes from the exons atgaagtgtgtgcaAGCGGGAAACATGTCAAACGGACGATTCAGTCACCTGTTCAGGGGGGTCTGCCTGCTGTGGCAAG CTGTGTTTGTGGCTGGAACAGGGAGCAAACTCTGGGAGGTTCCCACAGCCTCCTTCACTTCCTTCTCCAACCTCAGTGAAAGCCTGCAGGACTGTGAGTACCGCCACCTAAGGGACAGAGTGAGCATCACAGCAGACATCCCCCCAAGACTGGATGGCACATGGGTGTCAACAAG ATGTGAGGTACGGCCTGGTCCAGAGTTCCTCACCCGCTCCTACACCTTCCACCCCAGCCGTCACTTCACCGCCCTGCAGCACTATTACACcaacagcagctgtgaggacCCGGCCTACTCCCTGATGATCAGGGGGAAGCTCCGTCTGCGGCAGGCCTCCTGGATCACCCGCGGGGGCACCGAAGCTGAACACCACCTCAGCAAGGTGGGTATTGTGGTCCACAGCCTGGCAGCCAAGCAGAGGCTATCCTCCAGACTGCCTTCCTCCTGCGTGGGTCCGACCCTGAGTCGGGTGGTGCTGGGGAAGTCGTACGAGCTGTACAACACCCGGGCAGGGAGGGGGTGTCTGTCTGCGCTGGGCTTCTCTATGATGGAGATGGGGCTGATACGGGTGGAGACGCAGCACCACAGCCATGGAGGGAAGATCAAGGAGCTGCTCTTAGGAGATATTCACACTGACTGGACACAGAGGACTCAGTACAAACCAACAGGGTATCAACAACCTCTGCAGAACGCCATG CATCACATCCACCCCTGCCATGTGTGCGCCCTGGTGTATCGCTCCTCAGAGCAGCGCCCCCCGATGCTGCCCTGCAGCTCTGCAACTCCTCTGTCTCTGGCCGGCCGCTGGGTCAGCCAGCATTGTGAAACCCGTCCCAacgtcctcttcctcactcGGGACTTCACCTTGGATCCTGACCAGCATGCATGGGAGGGGATTTACCGACACTACTCAGACCCTGCATGCTCTCAGCCCACCTTCACCCTGAGAGCCTCGGGTCACTATGCTCAGGGAAACCCGTCTGCCAAGGTCTCAGGAGCCACTGAGTTTGTTTTCAAGGTCACCCAGGTGAGAATCACCGCTATGGAGGGGCAGACTGTGAAGTTGCTTAATGGGACGAGGTCTGGAAAGTGTGGTCGGGCAGGAGGCTGGGAGGTCGGGGTGGAGCAGGATTTGACACCCACAGATGGATGCAACATCCTGGGCATCAAGTTGCCACATAAGGAGTACGAGCTCTTCAAGCCTGAGTTGGATCACAGAAAACACCCGCTGCTGTTCATCGGAGAGAGGCCTACTGACGGGACTAGCCCAGACCGGGCGCAGAGGAGGCCCACTTCATTTCAAGCTCCCATGGTGCTTTGCAGTGGGTCTGCACGTCGCTATGGCTCATGTTTTAACAGCAAGCAAGTCCAATTAGCCATCAGTGGGACAGCGAGACTGGAACAGCTGGTGTTACTGGTGCTGGGATCTGTGCTGTGCAGCAGGTTCTGTGTTTATTAG
- the LOC134883117 gene encoding vesicle-associated membrane protein-associated protein B-like, with product MARPEQVLLLEPQHELKFRGPFSDVVTTNLKLSNPTDRNVCFKVKTTAPRRYCVRPNSGIIDAGTSINVSVMLQPFDYDPNEKSKHKFMVQSVLAPPDMTDMEGVWKEAKPDELMDSKLRCVFDMPVENEKTHDMESNKMMSSSLLKSDSSTLPPKSMSSTFDDGEVKKIMEECKRLQMEAQRLREENKQIREDDGLRMRKSNVMSSQHTSIGMKKDEGLNARTMALIVLFFVVGVIVGKLVL from the exons GTCCATTCTCAGACGTGGTCACCACAAATCTCAAGCTCTCCAACCCTACAGACAGGAATGTGTGTTTCAAGGTGAAGACAACAGCCCCGCGCCGGTACTGTGTGCGGCCGAACAGCGGAATCATCGATGCAGGCACATCAATCAACGTCTCAG TTATGCTGCAGCCTTTTGACTATGATCCCAATGAGAAGAGCAAACACAAGTTCATGGTGCAGTCCGTGCTAGCACCTCCTGACATGACCGACATGGAGGGAGTG tGGAAGGAGGCTAAGCCAGATGAGCTGATGGACTCCAAGCTGAGATGTGTTTTTGACATGCCAGTGGAGAATGAAAAAACA CATGACATGGAGTCCAACAAGATGATGTCGTCCAGTTTGCTGAAGTCGGACTCCTCCACGCTGCCTCCAAAATCAATGAGCTCCACCTTCGATGACGGGGAGGTAAAGAAGATCATGGAGGAGTGCAAGAGGCTGCAGATGGAGGCTCAGAGGCTAcgggaagaaaacaaacagatcaGG GAGGACGATGGTCTGCGGATGAGGAAGAGTAACGTGATGTCATCTCAGCACACCTCAATTGGCATGAAGAAAGACGAGGGGTTGAACGCCCGCACAATGGCCCTCATCGTGCTTTTCTTTGTGGTGGGCGTCATCGTGGGCAAGTTGGTCTTGTAG